The Tubulanus polymorphus chromosome 6, tnTubPoly1.2, whole genome shotgun sequence genome includes a region encoding these proteins:
- the LOC141907033 gene encoding KAT8 regulatory NSL complex subunit 1-like — protein MYTPLPLRLCCRANMAPALTEAATHSQRIAAQSTPAQSTGELDDRSLTSCFPMQKLCTLSKTTLLSLSRNNGFLHHRHSDHAGQLLKSPLSLLNIESVRKFPDAVVVAGDEQTTPPGEYADSMNQHRNQTSKLPEEKTEANHDTENKMVVNLEQTTGLDDEESESDGSNRNPCDSGSIPAAADDDVAGGSRVTVDTERSGVRAVRIPPPASRPRSPQEDRLGEVTRRQKQQEKRSQYLLRRLRRLQACRVHDHSTNQMTAFVHDQMRNLETTVATSINNERLPELKAELLHSDDIKNMSTASLVNLVRKLQTSTPAAVRTTNSAAVRAISLKQRLAGTGPSTPPNSVIHLDAATRTEIDRKAFHLERKISCVETRFDSDATESSSGGESCDEDSINDSPVMAAASGEIPSRFTAENEQLKYRSLSNRAEYKWEQQRSSVAARWTWLQAQVSDLEYLIRQQTDIYRHIRSSKGAITLGDQVRPSASQILTSLTGRAAGTETDPTDSSPCHLATILNNIDNQSKQIHSLPALLTPVNSPKISNHSHHHHQVNGLVTTHPEQTTMDSSSSWQQAARCRPISNYRKRKLLRTFGLHEMNVKSARLSTVKCHCYPPLSAPCVMCGGRYNNTVAMDTETMSIAEKVSLLDNSFHRVLSFPQDIPLRVHLESLMKTGQWQNRHNSISKSAAAGAAIKINCPKRKYRKHKLPDGNDKMKNHQTSKGKLSARSAASLLTHKYRTKYNKDGKVRKRGRPLSSPKIEKSQLSRSEIRKKRAARLAALKKRRSSLSFPYNRFDRERTPSSSTLTSPRDTPPPGGGGGMSQSCPHGMLREMKDLMRKRRLESDYDINNIVIPYSIAAATRVTKLEYKEIVTPKWRDLTRDEPSSDEVNLIQSVHTSDNDEPKPQNHNPPTPQIIVKKLIEETEDIENLSDIEFAERHLRCEIQEKRRFMTYKTNLLRRARSSRTDSGTATPDPLSPDCFVETPAAVASPPPPQTPSIGFTFKDDTRRRSSSFSGLIPPAPRRDRSVSSEGRQQSIFIAADNDDEFYEEEVLPWQPRTFPISEDELTKMKSVTDDDVMPVVMTTRTMDKLKLGTPASSNPGSPLPSTSSTSSVTDDPYDPEWTILDEREDEQNDEYTVTAGTAAAAAAAGSGGNLVMRLHRR, from the exons ATGTACACTCCTTTGCCATTGAGGCTATGTTGTCGGGCCAATATGGCTCCAGCACTTACGGAGGCCGCTACTCATTCTCAGAGGATCGCAGCTCAGTCGACCCCGGCGCAGTCGACCGGTGAGCTAGACGATCGTTCGCTGACATCGTGTTTTCCGATGCAAAAGCTCTGCACGCTGTCAAAAACTACATTACTTTCTTTATCGCGTAACAACGGATTTTTACATCATCGTCATAGCGACCACGCGGGTCAATTGTTGAAATCTCCGCTGTCgctgttgaatattgaatcggTGCGGAAATTCCCGGACGCTGTGGTCGTCGCCGGTGACGAACAaacaacgccccctggtgagtACGCCGATAGTATGAATCAACATCGAAACCAAACGTCAAAATTGCCGGAAGAAAAAACGGAAGCGAATCACGATACGGAAAACAAAATGGTCGTCAACCTCGAACAGACGACGGGACTCGACGACGAGGAAAGTGAATCGGACGGTTCGAATCGTAATCCATGCGATTCCGGTTCGATTCCCGCCGCGGCCGACGACGACGTCGCCGGCGGTTCTCGCGTTACCGTGGATACCGAGCGTTCGGGCGTACGCGCGGTGCGTATACCTCCGCCGGCGTCTCGTCCTCGCTCGCCGCAGGAGGATCGTTTAGGCGAAGTGACGCGACGTCAGAAACAACAGGAAAAACGATCGCAATATTTACTGAGACGTTTACGCCGGTTACAAGCGTGTCGCGTTCACGATCATTCGACCAATCAGATGACTGCGTTCGTTCACGATCAAATGAGAAACTTAGAAACGACGGTGGCGACATCTATCAACAACGAGCGTTTACCGGAGCTGAAAGCGGAATTGTTGCATAGCGACGATATTAAAAACATGTCGACTGCTTCGCTCGTGAATTTAGTTCGTAAACTACAGACTTCTACGCCCGCCGCGGTCCGTACGACGAATTCTGCCGCAGTCCGCGCGATCTCTTTAAAACAACGTCTCGCCGGTACCGGTCCGTCGACGCCGCCTAATAGTGTTATCCATCTGGACGCGGCGACTCGTACGGAGATCGATCGTAAAGCGTTTCATCTGGAACGTAAAATCTCATGCGTAGAGACGAGATTTGATTCGGACGCGACCGAGAGTAGTTCAGGCGGAGAGAGTTGTGACGAGGATTCAATCAATGATTCACCCGTCATGGCCGCCGCCAGTGGGGAAATCCCCTCCAGATTCACGGCTGAAAACGAACAGTTGAAATATCGCTCGTT GTCTAATAGAGCTGAATATAAATGGGAACAGCAGAGATCGAGCGTCGCTGCTCGTTGGACTTGGTTACAAGCGCAAGTATCCGATCTCGAATATCTTATTCGTCAACAAACCGATATATACCGACATATCCGCAGTTCTAAAGGCGCAATAACGCTAGGGGACCAGGTGCGGCCGTCGGCGTCGCAGATACTGACCTCGCTGACCGGTAGAGCAGCGGGCACGGAGACCGACCCGACCGACTCATCTCCGTGTCACCTAGCAACGATATTAAACAATATAGATAACCAGTCGAAACAGATCCATTCGTTACCGGCGTTACTGACACctgtaaatagtccgaaaaTCAGTAACCACtcccatcatcatcatcaggttAACGGACTGGTTACGACTCATCCCGAACAGACAACAATGGATTCATCGTCGTCGTGGCAACAGGCAGCTAGATGTCGTCCGATTTCTAATTATCGCAAACGTAAATTATTGCGGACGTTCGGTTTACACGAGATGAACGTGAAATCGGCGCGGTTGTCAACGGTGAAATGTCATTGTTACCCGCCGCTGTCGGCACCGTGCGTCATGTGCGGCGGACGTTATAATAATACCGTCGCTATGGATACAGAAACAATGTCGATCGCGGAGAAAGTTTCGCTGCTTGATAATTCCTTCCATCGTGTGCTATCATTCCCTCAAG atATTCCGTTGCGTGTTCACTTGGAATCATTGATGAAAACTGGTCAATGGCAAAACCGACACAATTCCATCTCGAAATCAGCCGCGGCTGGCGCCGCTATCAAAATTAACTGTCCAAAACGAAAATACAg GAAACACAAATTACCGGACggtaatgataaaatgaagaaCCACCAGACGTCTAAGGGTAAACTATCGGCGAGATCAGCTGCGTCATTACTTACTCATAAATACAGAACAAAGTATAATAAAGACGGGAAAGTGAGGAAACGCGGCCGACCGTTATCATCGCCTAAAATAGAGAAATCTCAACTATCTCGATCTGAGATACGCAAAAAACGTGCAGCGCGTCTCGCAG CTCTGAAGAAACGTCGAAGCAGTCTCTCATTCCCTTACAACCGATTCGACCGTGAACGTACACCGTCTAGTTCTACATTAACCAGTCCTCGAGATACaccgccccctggtggcgGCGGCGGTATGTCTCAGAGCTGTCCGCACGGAATGCTGCGTGAAATGAAAGATTTAATGCGTAAGCGCCGCCTAGAGAGCGATTACGACATCAACAATATCGTTATACCGTACAGCATCGCCGCGGCAACTAGAGTTActaaactagaatataaagaaatCGTAACGCCGAA ATGGAGAGATTTGACACGCGATGAACCGTCATCGGACGAAGTGAATCTGATACAATCAGTTCATACGTCTGATAACGACGAACCGAAACCTCAAAATCATAATCCACCAACGCCTCAAATAATCGTCAAAAAACTCATCGAGGAAACCGAGGAC ATCGAGAATTTGTCGGATATCGAGTTCGCGGAGCGCCACCTACGTTGTGAAATACAAGAGAAACGCCGATTCATGACGTACAAAACGAACTTGCTGCGGCGAGCGCGTAGTTCACGTACGGACAGCGGCACGGCGACCCCCGATCCGTTATCGCCCGATTGTTTCGTTGAGACGCCGGCCGCGGTCGCGTCTCCTCCGCCACCACAAACTCCGTCTATCGGATTCACTTTTAAAGACGATACTCGTCGCCGGAGCAGTTCATTCTCCGGTCTGATTCCTCCAGCTCCGAGACGCGATCGCTCCGTCTCCAGCGAGGGACGACAACAATCCATATTCATCGCCGCCGATAACGACGACGAATTCTACGAAGAGGAAGTGTTACCGTGGCAACCTAGAACTTTCCCGATATCGGAGGACGAGTTGACGAAAATGAAATCGGTTACCGATGACGACGTGATGCCGGTAGTCATGACGACGAGAACgatggataaattgaaattagggACACCGGCGAGCAGTAACCCGGGATCACCGTTACCTTcaacatcatcaacatcatcgGTTACTGACGATCCTTACGACCCTGAGTGGACGATATTAGATGAAAGAGAAGATGAGCAGAATGATGAATACACAGTTACTGCAGGTAcggcagctgctgctgctgctgctggtagcGGTGGTAATCTAGTGATGAGACTTCACCGAAGAtga
- the LOC141907404 gene encoding cytochrome P450 20A1-like produces the protein MFEARQYSSQLWSVCKSNAALLTAGLNSGRVMLLVKIGKLSTVIKTKAGIVMISPWTALLLPVVPIMIVATVAYIRKSKKLKPLTGLSPTHSQKGNIPEIKAARSFHAFLADLHDNYGPVATFWYGRRKCCSINSPEHYQQIETLFDRPVTLFRYSDILYGEQSVMFTNGTDGRRRHKLYANAFSHRAVAPLYQTLQQLADDVADAWEKLPPGDKIPVMATMFDYVIRCVTQSIFGDAFKDEAKINKLVESYDYVRNNMEKVSLGGGDAEQMEKVAKEIVAILDDVIKMRRHRNDDDSDNYVLFIEVLLGAGLKDDVLRDDARTFLSNALDKTTSAAAWVLYYLAENPSVQEKCYAEIDTVLAADEILQTTHIGQLRYLRQVMCEALRCSSIVSFTARFNPYSDTTIGQYSIPKGMPIVSAIGSTNQNEELFPNPKQFDPARFDPEHVTLNGHHCFEPFGFAGNRKCPGFRFAHAQIFTLLVTLLQRFRLRLVPGQNVRKRYGIVTSPNKEFYITVEKRL, from the exons ATGTTCGAAGCTCGTCAGTATAGTTCGCAGCTGTGGTCTGTATGTAAGAGTAATGCAGCTCTGTTAACGGCCGGATTAAACAGTGGTCGCGTCATGTTGTTAGTTAAAATAGGTAAATTAAGTACGGTGATTAAAACTAAGGCAGGAATTGTAATGATATCGCCGTGGACGGCTTTACTATTACCAGTAGTACCTATTATGATTGTGGCTACAGTTGCTTATATCAGAAAG TCAAAGAAACTGAAACCATTGACAGGACTTTCGCCGACTCATTCACAAAAAGGAAACATCCCTGAGATAAAAGCGGCCCGAAGTTTCCATGCATTCCTGGCTGATCTGCACGATAATTACGGCCCTGTGGCCACGTTCTGGTACGGCAGGCGTAAATGTTGCAGTATCAATTCGCCTGAACATTATCAGCAAATAGAGACTTTATTCGACAGACCAG TAACACTGTTCCGGTACAGTGATATTCTATATGGCGAACAGTCGGTTATGTTTACTAACGGAACGGACGGTAGGCGGCGCCACAAGTTGTATGCTAATGCGTTTAGCCAtcgcgcggtggcgccactgTACCAAACACTGCAGCAG TTGGCAGACGATGTCGCTGACGCCTGGGAGAAACTGCCCCCTGGTGATAAGATTCCCGTCATGGCGACAATGTTCGATTACGTCATACGATGTGTGACGCAATCGATTTTCGGGGACGCCTTTAAAGACGAAGCTAAGATTAACAAACTCGTGGAATCCTACGATTAC GTAAGAAACAATATGGAAAAGGTGTCGCTAGGAGGCGGAGATGCGGAGCAGATGGAGAAAG TTGCTAAGGAGATTGTTGCTATTTTGGatgatgtaataaaaatgCGTCGCCATAGAAACGACGATGATTCCGATAATTACGTGTTGTTTATCGAGGTATTGTTGGGTGCCGGATTGAAGGATGACGTTTTACGCGATGACGCTAGGACGTTTTTATCGAACGCTTTGGATAAAACAACCAGCG CTGCGGCGTGGGTTTTGTACTATTTAGCTGAGAATCCGTCTGTACAGGAAAAATGTTACGCGGAAATAGACACAGTGTTAGCAGCTGATGAGATTTTACAGACGACCCACATCGGCCAATTGAG ATATTTAAGGCAGGTGATGTGTGAAGCGCTCAGATGTTCATCCATCGTATCGTTTACGGCAAGATTCAATCCGTATTCTGATACTACTATAGGACAGTACAGTATTCCTAAAGGG ATGCCGATCGTTTCAGCTATCGGGTCGACCAATCAGAACGAGGAATTATTCCCGAACCCGAAACA ATTTGACCCCGCGCGATTCGACCCTGAACACGTCACACTTAACGGTCACCATTGTTTCGAACCTTTCGGATTCGCCGGCAACCGGAAGTGCCCGGGATTTAGATTCGCGCACGCGCAAATATTCACGTTGCTCGTGACGTTGTTGCAGAGATTCCGATTGAGACTGGTTCCCGGCCAGAACGTGCGCAAACGATACGGAATCGTAACCAGTCCAAACAAGGAATTTTACATTACTGTTGAAAAACGATTATAG